In Nomascus leucogenys isolate Asia chromosome 8, Asia_NLE_v1, whole genome shotgun sequence, a single genomic region encodes these proteins:
- the PTGES2 gene encoding prostaglandin E synthase 2 isoform X2, which yields MATTERLLCHHQRPQDLPGVGPLEEIITYYPAMKAVNDQGKEVTEFGNKYWLMLSEKEAQQVYGGKEARTEEMKWRQWADDWLVHLISPNVYRTPTEALASFDYIVREGKFGAVEGAVAKYMGAAAMYLISKRLKSRHRLQDNVREDLYEAADKWVAAVGKDRPFMGGQKPNLADLAVYGVLRVMEGLDAFDDLMQHTHIQPWYLRVERAITEASPAD from the exons ATGG CAACAACTGAACGACTCCTCTGTCATCATCAGCGCCCTCAAGACCTACCTGGTGTCGGG CCCCTGGAAGAGATCATCACCTACTACCCAGCCATGAAAGCTGTGAACGACCAGGGCAAGGAGGTGACCGAGTTCGGCAATAAGTACTGGCTCATGCTCAGCGAGAAGGAGGCCCAGCAAGTGTATGGCGGGAAGGAGGCCAGGAC GGAGGAGATGAAGTGGCGGCAGTGGGCGGACGACTGGCTGGTGCACCTGATCTCCCCCAATGTGTACCGCACGCCCACCGAGGCTCTGGCGTCCTTTGACTACATTGTCCGAGAGGGCAAGTTCGGAGCCGTGGAGGGTGCCGTGGCCAAGTACATGGGTGCAGCGGCCATGTACCTCATCAGCAAGCGACTCAAGAGCAG GCACCGCCTCCAGGACAACGTTCGCGAGGACCTCTATGAGGCTGCCGACAAGTGGGTGGCTGCTGTGGGCAAGGACCGGCCCTTCATGGGGGGCCAGAAGCCGAATCTCGCCGATTTG GCGGTGTATGGCGTGCTGCGTGTGATGGAGGGGCTGGATGCATTTGATGACCTGATGCAGCACACACACATCCAGCCCTGGTACCTGCGGGTGGAGAGGGCCATCACCGAGGCCTCCCCAGCGGACTGA
- the PTGES2 gene encoding prostaglandin E synthase 2 isoform X3, with product MKAVNDQGKEVTEFGNKYWLMLSEKEAQQVYGGKEARTEEMKWRQWADDWLVHLISPNVYRTPTEALASFDYIVREGKFGAVEGAVAKYMGAAAMYLISKRLKSRHRLQDNVREDLYEAADKWVAAVGKDRPFMGGQKPNLADLAVYGVLRVMEGLDAFDDLMQHTHIQPWYLRVERAITEASPAD from the exons ATGAAAGCTGTGAACGACCAGGGCAAGGAGGTGACCGAGTTCGGCAATAAGTACTGGCTCATGCTCAGCGAGAAGGAGGCCCAGCAAGTGTATGGCGGGAAGGAGGCCAGGAC GGAGGAGATGAAGTGGCGGCAGTGGGCGGACGACTGGCTGGTGCACCTGATCTCCCCCAATGTGTACCGCACGCCCACCGAGGCTCTGGCGTCCTTTGACTACATTGTCCGAGAGGGCAAGTTCGGAGCCGTGGAGGGTGCCGTGGCCAAGTACATGGGTGCAGCGGCCATGTACCTCATCAGCAAGCGACTCAAGAGCAG GCACCGCCTCCAGGACAACGTTCGCGAGGACCTCTATGAGGCTGCCGACAAGTGGGTGGCTGCTGTGGGCAAGGACCGGCCCTTCATGGGGGGCCAGAAGCCGAATCTCGCCGATTTG GCGGTGTATGGCGTGCTGCGTGTGATGGAGGGGCTGGATGCATTTGATGACCTGATGCAGCACACACACATCCAGCCCTGGTACCTGCGGGTGGAGAGGGCCATCACCGAGGCCTCCCCAGCGGACTGA